A portion of the Thalassoroseus pseudoceratinae genome contains these proteins:
- a CDS encoding M24 family metallopeptidase, with amino-acid sequence MLQISNDEYQQRLTGLQEKIQRAELDVFVVSAFESIYYLTGAGFEPLERPFFLLVFPNQPPTLLVPKLDERHMQKARNLAQEKIQTYRDYPAPEGQGWPERLLSLLEGHHMIGVEPSLRQDIESELPRERVCCKPLVEELRSVKSPMEIQMIARAARYADFGVNQLFAASYNGSTVAEGFARTRQVTARIIRETPDWDPITTRVLMATWAAPQSAMPHSIPQLADRLEAGPHVALVLTRVNGYAAESERTYFTQRPSPESRRVFKAMQEARRIALGMLRPGASCAEIDGSVNAFLSQEGFGGEDQRLHRTGHGFGLSHHEGPFLAEGSTETLAEDMVVSIEPGIYLEGFGGCRHSDTIRVTRDGYELLTNAPQKIEDLTMTAWKPRTRIQGQFIRRALRVK; translated from the coding sequence ATGCTTCAAATATCAAATGACGAATACCAGCAACGATTGACGGGCCTACAGGAAAAAATCCAGCGTGCTGAACTCGATGTCTTCGTTGTCTCGGCGTTCGAGAGCATCTATTACTTGACGGGAGCAGGTTTCGAACCGTTGGAACGGCCGTTCTTTCTGCTCGTTTTCCCAAACCAACCACCGACACTCTTGGTGCCGAAACTCGATGAGCGGCACATGCAAAAGGCCCGAAATCTTGCACAAGAGAAAATCCAAACTTACCGAGACTATCCCGCTCCCGAGGGACAGGGTTGGCCAGAACGACTTCTTTCGCTCCTTGAGGGCCATCATATGATCGGTGTCGAACCTTCGCTTCGGCAGGACATCGAATCTGAGTTGCCGAGGGAACGCGTTTGTTGCAAACCGCTCGTCGAAGAGTTGCGTTCCGTCAAATCTCCGATGGAGATCCAAATGATAGCCCGTGCCGCACGCTATGCCGACTTTGGAGTCAATCAACTCTTTGCGGCGTCTTACAATGGTTCGACCGTCGCTGAGGGTTTTGCCCGAACGCGCCAAGTGACCGCTCGAATTATTCGGGAAACGCCCGATTGGGACCCAATCACAACCCGAGTCCTGATGGCGACCTGGGCCGCCCCCCAAAGTGCCATGCCGCATTCAATCCCACAACTAGCCGACCGTCTAGAGGCTGGCCCGCACGTGGCGTTGGTGTTGACCCGTGTCAACGGTTACGCTGCGGAAAGCGAACGGACCTATTTCACACAACGGCCCAGTCCCGAAAGTCGCCGCGTCTTCAAAGCCATGCAAGAAGCCCGCCGAATTGCATTGGGAATGCTCCGCCCCGGTGCATCCTGTGCGGAGATCGACGGGAGTGTCAACGCTTTTCTATCACAGGAAGGCTTTGGCGGAGAAGACCAGCGTCTGCATCGGACAGGCCACGGTTTCGGATTGAGCCATCACGAAGGTCCGTTCCTAGCCGAAGGCAGCACCGAGACGCTAGCCGAAGACATGGTCGTTAGCATTGAGCCGGGGATTTATCTGGAAGGCTTCGGTGGCTGCCGCCATTCAGACACGATTCGCGTGACCCGCGATGGCTACGAACTGCTGACGAATGCTCCTCAAAAAATCGAAGACCTCACAATGACGGCATGGAAACCCAGAACACGAATCCAAGGCCAGTTCATCCGACGTGCGTTAAGAGTCAAATAG
- a CDS encoding DUF3419 family protein, with the protein MISPWALEAARLPVAFAQVREDSLLDWRVVEQAPPATHVAIVASGGCTAAHLAAVPNVARIHLVDPNPSQLALSRLKLRLLETVDPASRLALLGHTPMATDRRQVWLEAELSALDLPADALGSPPEVACLGPDYAGRYECVFAALRHELSDCSEDVEALLRLSDPAEQVRRVANSTSLGQRIDQAFDAVFTMPNLVRLFGADATRNAVEPFSRHFASRLRHCLSTLPAAENPYLWQLLAGRYPEGHEAPWYNLPIRTGMPQISWTNAFMADALREAVGAFDFVFLSNILDWLPAAEARSTILAAWDSLRPGGSVLIRQLNSTLRVRELSNRFEWHTIEAAQLHSCDRSFFYRELHWGTMR; encoded by the coding sequence ATGATCTCGCCATGGGCGCTAGAAGCCGCGCGATTGCCGGTGGCCTTTGCTCAGGTCCGTGAAGATTCACTGCTTGATTGGCGGGTGGTGGAACAAGCACCTCCCGCAACACATGTGGCGATCGTCGCGTCCGGTGGTTGCACCGCCGCTCATCTGGCGGCAGTTCCGAATGTCGCCCGAATCCATCTGGTCGATCCCAATCCGTCGCAACTCGCATTGTCACGTCTCAAACTTCGACTATTAGAGACCGTCGATCCGGCATCCCGATTGGCGTTGCTCGGTCACACTCCGATGGCAACCGACAGACGGCAAGTGTGGCTGGAAGCGGAGTTGTCGGCGCTTGACTTACCAGCCGATGCACTGGGTTCGCCGCCGGAAGTCGCTTGTCTTGGTCCAGACTATGCCGGTCGCTATGAATGTGTTTTTGCAGCGTTACGTCACGAATTGAGCGACTGTTCAGAGGATGTCGAGGCTTTACTTCGGCTATCCGATCCGGCGGAGCAAGTCCGACGAGTCGCAAATTCAACATCGCTCGGGCAACGCATCGATCAGGCTTTCGATGCTGTCTTCACGATGCCGAACTTGGTCAGGCTGTTCGGGGCGGACGCGACTCGGAATGCCGTTGAGCCCTTCTCGCGACATTTTGCAAGCCGACTCAGACATTGTCTGTCCACGTTGCCCGCTGCCGAAAACCCCTATCTCTGGCAGTTGCTTGCCGGACGCTATCCCGAGGGGCATGAGGCTCCTTGGTACAACTTACCGATTCGCACCGGCATGCCGCAGATCTCATGGACGAACGCGTTCATGGCCGATGCGTTGCGCGAGGCAGTTGGCGCATTCGACTTCGTTTTCCTTTCAAACATTCTGGACTGGCTTCCAGCGGCCGAAGCGCGATCAACGATATTAGCAGCCTGGGACTCGCTGCGACCGGGCGGTTCCGTGCTGATTCGTCAATTGAACTCGACGCTCAGAGTACGTGAGTTGAGCAACCGTTTTGAATGGCACACGATCGAGGCAGCCCAACTGCATTCATGCGATCGTAGTTTCTTCTATCGCGAATTGCATTGGGGGACAATGCGATGA
- a CDS encoding N-acetyltransferase, translating to MNVHQLSSAPSQQLTHELMRFEEQFAYPLGEGQTFRISHGEDYPRFFRALGKGVCFVAESHGRIAGVLGASIRRLVTPKGDERIVIYFGDLKIDPARRGGKTLLRLADAVRHWVSSQIDGTRVDGAFAIVMEGTAHMPSRYTGRLGIPSFSEVGRIAILRLPASQPPDSPSSRWVTTPEQAHVCCEKLSADAYVCLDGHPEERSEMSPIWLMEPNGRACGRLEDTCHAKRLITSDGTELRSAHLSGFTYQTPRDGVALLRHAVRCASSHHLTGLFVAVPGEDAADFRKALAESDAILTSAKVFGVAFEPDRRWHINTAEI from the coding sequence ATGAATGTGCATCAACTTTCCTCGGCACCTTCACAACAATTGACTCACGAGTTGATGCGATTCGAGGAGCAATTTGCCTATCCACTTGGCGAAGGACAGACGTTCCGCATTTCGCATGGTGAGGACTACCCTCGATTCTTTCGTGCCCTGGGCAAAGGGGTGTGTTTTGTCGCCGAGTCACACGGACGAATCGCCGGCGTACTGGGGGCGAGCATTCGCCGTCTCGTCACCCCCAAAGGGGACGAACGCATCGTTATCTACTTCGGTGATCTCAAGATCGATCCAGCAAGACGCGGTGGGAAGACTCTGCTGCGTTTGGCGGATGCGGTGCGTCATTGGGTCTCGTCACAAATCGATGGCACGCGTGTGGACGGAGCATTCGCCATCGTCATGGAGGGAACAGCACACATGCCGTCGCGTTACACAGGACGGCTCGGCATCCCGAGTTTCTCCGAAGTCGGACGCATTGCGATTCTGCGATTGCCCGCTTCACAGCCTCCCGATTCGCCCAGTTCACGTTGGGTGACTACGCCGGAACAAGCACACGTCTGCTGCGAGAAACTGAGTGCCGACGCATACGTCTGCCTTGACGGCCATCCGGAGGAGCGGTCGGAAATGTCGCCGATTTGGCTGATGGAACCAAACGGCCGGGCGTGTGGACGCTTGGAAGACACCTGTCACGCCAAACGATTAATCACAAGCGACGGAACCGAACTGCGAAGTGCACACCTTTCGGGCTTTACTTATCAAACACCCCGCGACGGCGTTGCGTTGCTACGACACGCAGTGAGGTGTGCTTCGAGTCACCATCTTACCGGTCTATTCGTCGCAGTTCCCGGCGAGGACGCGGCGGACTTTCGAAAAGCACTCGCCGAAAGTGACGCCATCTTGACGTCGGCCAAAGTGTTTGGCGTGGCGTTCGAACCCGACCGGCGTTGGCACATCAACACAGCGGAGATCTAA
- a CDS encoding site-specific integrase: protein MLNRGFTQADVANLLPSEVDFEQGTITRKRTKTSVPIVRYTLWPETLALLQQEQTESGTRVLLNQRGEPLLTETLLESGKYKKTDNIRSAWNRLCKRRDVDLPLSGFRKTSASLLRSQPRFVSIYDHFLGHAPRSVVDRHYAAAPQTVLEDGIRWLREELRIAEVFAEGG from the coding sequence ATGTTGAATCGTGGTTTCACACAAGCGGATGTTGCCAATCTCTTGCCGAGCGAAGTGGACTTCGAGCAGGGTACGATCACGAGAAAACGGACCAAAACCAGTGTCCCGATCGTGCGGTATACTCTTTGGCCGGAAACGTTGGCCCTCCTTCAGCAAGAGCAAACGGAGAGCGGAACCCGAGTCCTTCTCAACCAACGGGGGGAACCGCTGCTGACCGAAACACTACTGGAGTCCGGAAAATACAAAAAGACGGACAACATCCGCTCGGCATGGAATCGCCTGTGCAAGCGGCGCGACGTGGATTTGCCCTTGAGCGGTTTCCGCAAGACCTCCGCGAGTCTCCTTCGTTCCCAACCTCGCTTCGTGTCAATTTATGATCACTTTCTGGGCCATGCGCCGAGATCGGTCGTCGATCGTCATTACGCCGCTGCACCCCAGACCGTGTTGGAGGATGGCATCCGGTGGCTGCGGGAGGAACTACGCATCGCCGAAGTCTTCGCGGAGGGTGGGTAG
- a CDS encoding sigma 54-interacting transcriptional regulator — translation MSILTTEERRIAEALAGIGYCNPFLPERMVLERIALGSDCESDRVALSHQPGASFKEMFPNQQKLCSLAKQLTDKFRAGIIREAAINERDRLLYEDLALYHLYTEYISPLDQLTYQSELTAESPFPLWEQFQQDFNHYLQLPEVTLPDAFEPEHVLACFYQIERAFHLIFDFLIGASVPMTRLRAAVWQSIFTHDMRRYARGLHQQMHTISTLITGPSGTGKELVAKAIGIARYVEFDPSTKTFPAQNPTNFRAVNLAALAPTLIESEMFGHIKGAFTGAVEDRTGRLESDDKKTTVFLDEVGELTSEIQVKLLRVLQTREFQRVGEFGDARKFEGRLVAATNRDLAAEMQSGRFREDFYFRLCADTIRTPSLREQLAEQPDDLARMVRHIATDVLADMPGEVEQLTTEVVDWIESHLGTDYPWPGNIRELEQCVRSVMVRKHYHPPYRAQPNCSTALERFAQDVIAGHLTAEEVQRHYCSLVYAQSGNYRAAGRHLGVDWKTVRKKVDSQLVELFRASAE, via the coding sequence ATGAGCATTCTGACGACTGAAGAACGTCGTATCGCAGAGGCTTTGGCTGGGATCGGTTACTGCAACCCGTTTTTGCCGGAGCGGATGGTGCTGGAGCGGATCGCACTTGGCAGCGATTGCGAATCGGACAGGGTCGCTCTAAGCCATCAACCTGGTGCCTCGTTCAAAGAGATGTTTCCCAACCAGCAAAAACTCTGCTCGCTAGCCAAACAACTAACCGACAAGTTCCGCGCCGGAATCATTCGCGAAGCAGCGATCAATGAACGAGATCGGCTTCTCTATGAGGATCTGGCTCTTTACCACCTCTACACCGAATACATAAGTCCGTTGGATCAATTGACCTATCAGAGCGAACTGACGGCCGAGAGCCCATTCCCGCTGTGGGAGCAGTTTCAGCAGGATTTCAATCACTACCTACAGCTACCGGAAGTGACACTACCCGATGCATTCGAGCCCGAGCATGTGTTGGCTTGCTTCTATCAGATCGAGCGGGCGTTTCACCTAATTTTCGATTTTCTGATCGGCGCATCGGTGCCCATGACCCGCCTGCGAGCCGCGGTCTGGCAGTCCATTTTTACCCACGATATGCGGCGTTATGCCCGCGGTCTTCATCAGCAGATGCACACGATCTCCACATTGATCACCGGCCCGTCCGGCACGGGTAAGGAACTTGTCGCCAAAGCGATTGGGATAGCACGGTACGTTGAGTTCGATCCGAGCACAAAAACGTTTCCCGCTCAGAACCCAACAAACTTTCGGGCAGTCAATCTAGCAGCACTCGCGCCGACACTCATCGAGTCGGAAATGTTTGGACATATCAAGGGGGCATTCACCGGAGCCGTCGAAGATCGAACCGGGCGATTGGAAAGTGACGACAAAAAGACGACAGTCTTCCTAGATGAAGTGGGTGAGCTGACCTCGGAGATTCAAGTGAAATTGCTTCGGGTCTTGCAGACTCGGGAGTTCCAACGAGTCGGTGAATTCGGGGATGCGCGAAAGTTCGAAGGCCGCCTAGTTGCTGCCACAAACCGGGACCTGGCGGCCGAGATGCAGTCCGGCCGTTTCCGTGAAGACTTCTATTTTCGGCTGTGTGCGGACACAATCCGCACGCCCAGTCTTCGCGAGCAACTCGCCGAACAGCCGGACGATCTCGCGCGGATGGTCCGTCATATCGCGACCGACGTACTTGCCGACATGCCGGGAGAAGTCGAACAGCTTACGACCGAGGTCGTCGACTGGATTGAATCGCATCTCGGGACCGATTATCCCTGGCCTGGCAATATTCGCGAACTTGAGCAGTGCGTCCGGAGCGTCATGGTTCGCAAGCACTACCACCCGCCGTACCGTGCTCAGCCAAATTGCTCAACGGCTCTCGAGCGGTTTGCCCAAGACGTCATTGCGGGGCATTTAACGGCAGAGGAAGTGCAGAGGCATTATTGTTCTCTCGTCTATGCTCAGTCAGGGAATTACCGAGCCGCCGGAAGACACCTAGGCGTCGACTGGAAGACCGTCCGAAAGAAGGTCGATTCTCAGTTGGTCGAACTCTTTCGGGCGTCTGCCGAATGA
- a CDS encoding PIG-L deacetylase family protein: MKHFSFLRRFKRLRLFLVAVLIVVTIGTLMAGYWFNELFEEKNAKQVDSLVAYFKAQSVLGIFAHADDETLAAGFLADAGQRNSVFVHTITLTRGEAGYPDPPICRKEDLKLVREAELRCYGFFLGIDRQDVWDYPDGKLSLLPKQGQSELVDRLVEQIRRDKPDLILSFDPDGGYSGHIDHQETGRLTTRAIVYAADSEYKPELGSAHVPDSLLYILAPKRALQMLGDEKLRTVAKVQPSPNYSMPIDKVAKLTGWRTHTSQHLDQAYPVPGWLLFEFFDQEHFLAFDPVTNELR; this comes from the coding sequence ATGAAACACTTTTCGTTCTTGCGTCGATTCAAGCGACTGAGGTTATTTCTTGTGGCTGTTTTGATCGTGGTGACAATCGGGACGCTGATGGCAGGGTATTGGTTTAACGAGCTCTTTGAAGAGAAGAATGCAAAACAAGTGGACTCACTCGTTGCGTATTTCAAGGCTCAATCAGTACTAGGGATATTTGCACATGCAGATGATGAGACACTCGCAGCGGGATTTCTTGCCGATGCCGGGCAACGAAACTCTGTTTTCGTCCATACCATTACGTTAACAAGAGGCGAAGCGGGCTACCCGGATCCACCGATCTGTCGGAAGGAAGACTTGAAACTTGTTCGTGAAGCGGAACTGCGATGCTACGGATTCTTCCTGGGTATTGACAGACAGGATGTGTGGGACTACCCGGATGGAAAGCTGAGCCTACTGCCAAAGCAGGGGCAGAGCGAATTGGTCGACCGTCTTGTCGAGCAGATTCGGCGCGACAAGCCTGATCTGATTCTCAGCTTCGACCCGGACGGTGGGTATTCTGGCCATATCGATCACCAAGAAACAGGACGCCTAACAACGAGAGCGATCGTTTACGCTGCCGATTCCGAGTACAAGCCAGAGTTAGGTTCCGCACATGTTCCAGATTCTCTTCTATATATTCTGGCTCCCAAGCGAGCACTACAGATGCTGGGAGATGAGAAGCTTCGAACTGTTGCGAAAGTTCAACCAAGTCCGAACTACTCAATGCCGATAGACAAAGTTGCGAAACTGACAGGCTGGCGGACCCATACTTCCCAGCATTTGGACCAGGCATACCCCGTCCCGGGTTGGTTGCTATTTGAGTTTTTCGACCAGGAACATTTCTTGGCTTTTGACCCCGTAACTAACGAGTTGCGGTGA
- a CDS encoding C45 family autoproteolytic acyltransferase/hydolase: MTPCNGTLPGALSRVVQPRLDVLCSGTPREMGRAQGEALQERIQLAWATVLQLEAFQLMKTPILPLRAFRRFAAMRAYRFLMKAFADEKAGTATRDRLHGIAEGSGLDFSAICLLNALEPALSDVSSMTHVPVSGACSAIAVTGSRSSTGLPLLAHNFDYLPIVQPLYTIRENRPTDGFRSLEFTAAPLVGTVDGVNEAGLAVTYNYGYGVDSSEPAPTISMRIAEMLGQFRLVPEAIEYLTRSRRWGGGLLMLGDAEGRIASVELTNTRSAVRFGLDNHDLLTHTNRFQCRPTRDVELSRQSIYDHHAPIPLRNIRVHASAESRDLRFETLTTGRQFGLRDLQELLSDHGSDESPSSETLCMHSNYWHTTACLQLLPSERAIRVHYGTACQADFQEFRLH; this comes from the coding sequence ATGACTCCTTGTAATGGAACTTTGCCGGGTGCACTATCCCGTGTCGTTCAGCCGCGTCTGGATGTCCTTTGCAGCGGCACTCCCCGAGAAATGGGGCGTGCCCAGGGTGAGGCGTTGCAGGAACGGATTCAGTTGGCATGGGCGACAGTCCTGCAACTCGAAGCGTTCCAGTTGATGAAGACCCCTATTCTGCCGCTGCGTGCATTTCGTCGGTTTGCTGCCATGCGAGCCTATCGGTTTCTCATGAAAGCGTTCGCCGACGAAAAAGCCGGGACGGCTACGCGTGATCGGCTCCATGGGATTGCTGAGGGCTCGGGTCTCGACTTCTCTGCGATTTGCCTGCTCAATGCCCTGGAACCTGCGTTGTCCGATGTATCGAGCATGACCCATGTGCCGGTCTCGGGGGCGTGTTCGGCGATCGCGGTGACTGGTTCTCGCTCATCAACTGGTCTGCCATTGCTGGCCCATAATTTCGATTACCTGCCAATCGTGCAGCCGCTCTACACAATCCGCGAGAACAGACCGACGGACGGGTTCCGTTCGCTGGAATTCACGGCAGCTCCGTTGGTTGGGACTGTCGACGGAGTCAACGAAGCCGGGCTGGCAGTGACTTATAATTATGGTTATGGCGTTGATTCATCCGAGCCAGCACCGACGATCTCTATGCGGATCGCCGAAATGCTTGGGCAGTTTCGCTTGGTGCCGGAAGCGATCGAGTACCTGACGCGTTCGCGGCGGTGGGGTGGCGGTCTCTTGATGCTCGGTGACGCCGAGGGTCGCATTGCCTCCGTCGAGTTGACGAACACACGGTCGGCCGTCCGTTTCGGTTTGGACAATCACGATTTACTGACGCATACAAACCGTTTTCAGTGCCGTCCGACACGTGACGTCGAACTATCTCGCCAATCAATCTACGACCATCATGCACCGATTCCACTGCGGAACATTCGGGTCCACGCATCGGCCGAGTCACGCGACCTTCGATTCGAAACTTTGACAACTGGCAGACAATTCGGCCTTCGCGATTTGCAAGAACTGCTCTCGGACCACGGCTCCGACGAAAGTCCGAGCAGCGAGACGCTCTGCATGCATAGCAACTATTGGCACACCACTGCTTGCTTACAACTGCTCCCGTCCGAACGCGCGATCCGCGTGCACTACGGGACGGCCTGCCAAGCAGACTTCCAAGAGTTTCGACTTCACTGA
- a CDS encoding alanine/glycine:cation symporter family protein yields the protein MRQFEAKVDDIAGVCVDGFASVLFYDVLGVPLVVLWLVMGAVFFTLRMGFINFRGFWHAIQVVRGKYDDPNDSGEVSHLQALAAALSATVGLGNIAGVAIAVMVGGPGATFWMILSGLLGMSSKFTECTLGQKYRSVRPDGTIMGGPMHYLSRGLAEIQLGQVSLAGFGKCLAVTFAVLCVGASFGGGNAFQVNQSLNAVQETVPGLEDYRWAYGLIMAVAVGIVIIGGIRRIAATAERIVPLMCAIYLLACLWILVMNITHIPDAISKIFTEAFSPKAAYGGFLGVLVMGFRRAAFSNEAGVGSAAIAHSAAKTDYPVREGIVALMGPFIDTVVICTMTALVIVITGAYADPENAHFVAENNGAGLTSTAMSTQISWFPYLLSFAVVLFAYSTMVSWSYYGERCWVYLFGDRYSLWYKIIFLVFVFLGSVVSASNVMEFSDQMILGMAFPNILGVVLLSGKVRNDLDKYWHKYKSGELDAEVEI from the coding sequence ATGCGACAATTTGAAGCGAAAGTCGATGATATTGCCGGCGTCTGTGTTGACGGTTTCGCCTCCGTGTTGTTCTACGACGTCCTCGGTGTTCCGTTAGTTGTGCTGTGGCTAGTCATGGGAGCTGTGTTCTTCACGCTTCGCATGGGCTTCATCAACTTCCGCGGTTTCTGGCACGCGATTCAGGTCGTCCGTGGGAAATACGATGACCCCAACGATTCGGGTGAGGTCAGTCACTTGCAAGCGTTGGCTGCCGCGTTATCGGCGACCGTCGGGTTGGGGAACATCGCGGGCGTGGCGATTGCAGTGATGGTCGGCGGTCCCGGCGCCACGTTTTGGATGATTCTGTCTGGCCTCTTGGGGATGTCGAGCAAATTCACTGAATGCACACTCGGTCAGAAATATCGCTCCGTCCGACCGGATGGCACGATCATGGGCGGACCAATGCATTACCTCTCGCGTGGGTTGGCGGAAATTCAACTTGGTCAAGTGAGTCTTGCCGGTTTTGGCAAATGCTTAGCCGTCACGTTTGCCGTGCTTTGTGTGGGTGCGTCGTTCGGAGGGGGTAATGCGTTTCAGGTGAACCAATCGCTCAATGCCGTCCAAGAAACAGTGCCCGGACTGGAAGACTACCGTTGGGCTTACGGGTTGATTATGGCCGTCGCTGTGGGAATTGTAATTATTGGCGGCATTCGTCGGATCGCCGCGACCGCGGAACGAATCGTGCCGTTGATGTGCGCCATCTATTTGCTAGCCTGCCTGTGGATTCTGGTGATGAACATCACGCACATTCCGGATGCCATCAGCAAAATCTTCACGGAGGCGTTTTCTCCGAAGGCGGCCTACGGCGGATTCTTGGGCGTGTTGGTCATGGGGTTTCGCCGGGCCGCGTTTTCCAACGAAGCCGGGGTGGGATCGGCCGCGATTGCTCACTCCGCGGCAAAGACAGATTATCCCGTTCGGGAGGGAATAGTCGCATTGATGGGCCCGTTTATCGATACGGTCGTCATTTGCACCATGACAGCATTGGTGATTGTGATCACAGGAGCCTATGCCGACCCGGAAAACGCTCACTTCGTCGCGGAGAATAACGGAGCGGGTTTGACTTCAACTGCGATGTCCACGCAGATTTCTTGGTTTCCGTATTTGTTATCGTTCGCTGTCGTCTTGTTTGCCTACTCCACCATGGTGTCTTGGTCATACTATGGCGAGCGGTGCTGGGTTTATCTGTTTGGCGACCGATACTCGCTGTGGTACAAAATCATCTTTCTCGTTTTCGTGTTCTTGGGCTCGGTGGTGTCGGCGTCTAATGTCATGGAATTCAGCGATCAGATGATTCTTGGTATGGCGTTTCCCAATATTTTGGGAGTCGTCTTATTGTCGGGGAAAGTCAGAAACGACTTAGACAAGTATTGGCACAAATACAAGTCCGGTGAACTGGACGCTGAAGTTGAAATCTAG
- a CDS encoding TenA family transcriptional regulator: MTNSTSHAPHVTACADAVLQTTGVLNNPYFAALSSGRMSQSQFRRTQEQFLFAVSFFPRPMAVLVARIPEPRQRLDILRNLNEEHGDFDEQAFHQTTFCQFLDTLGRDPGVPNQAQIGPAVHAFNNALNAACVLDELETGLACMGIIEYAFSGISAAIGSAVVQRGWVPAENLIHYRLHAEIDARHAEEFFAIIEAAWHDTNRRQYIEQGLALGAYIFDRLYRDLLEAET; the protein is encoded by the coding sequence ATGACGAATTCGACAAGTCACGCCCCACATGTCACCGCTTGTGCGGACGCCGTCCTACAAACGACCGGAGTGCTAAACAATCCGTACTTCGCAGCGCTTTCGAGCGGCCGCATGTCACAAAGCCAATTCCGTCGGACGCAGGAACAGTTCCTATTTGCGGTGAGCTTCTTTCCGCGTCCCATGGCGGTTCTGGTCGCTCGGATTCCAGAGCCGAGACAGCGTCTCGACATTCTTCGAAATCTGAACGAGGAGCACGGCGATTTCGACGAACAAGCCTTTCACCAGACAACGTTTTGCCAGTTCCTCGATACGCTCGGTCGCGATCCTGGAGTTCCGAACCAGGCCCAAATTGGGCCAGCCGTTCACGCGTTCAACAACGCCTTGAATGCGGCCTGTGTCCTGGACGAGTTGGAAACGGGACTGGCTTGCATGGGGATCATTGAGTACGCCTTTTCCGGAATCTCAGCCGCAATTGGCAGCGCTGTTGTGCAACGCGGTTGGGTTCCCGCAGAGAATCTCATCCACTACCGGCTTCATGCGGAGATTGACGCCCGCCACGCCGAAGAGTTCTTCGCAATCATTGAAGCCGCCTGGCACGATACCAATCGACGCCAATACATCGAACAGGGATTGGCACTCGGAGCCTACATTTTTGATCGGCTCTACCGGGACCTGCTCGAAGCAGAGACATGA